The genomic stretch aagtgtctgaggccggacttggaactcaggtcctcctgaatccagggccagtgctttatccactgcaccacctagctgcccgacaggTATAGCTAAGCCCCTGAGAAGCACGTGGACAGGATGAGAGAGCTGAGTGGGTGTCCAGCATTCTGAAGCAGGGATTGCAGTTATAGCTAGAGTGACTTGATCCCTGGGATGTTGCTGAGAGTGAATGTCTTGAGCCAGACACTAGGGGGCGCGCAGAGCTCCGGATTGGTCTGTTTAGACTCACACTTGGGGAATCCAAACATTTGGTCCAACCAGTTGGTGTTTATAGGTAGGGGGAGGAGTTGTGCCTCACACTGAAACACAGCTGGTTGGGTGCTCCGAGTGAACTGGTTTTGACATCCCTAACCTCATCATTCCATCTCTGGCTGGCAAACCTTTGCAAAGGCTAGCTCCCCAAAGAGTAAACCCCAGCCACTTGAGTCCTGTCAAGAGATCCTATTGGCGCCTGTGATTCTAAGGACATTAGAATCCAGCCTCCTCCTTTTACAtaggaaggaactgaggcccagggaggttactCAGCAAGACATACTACAGGGCCTGTATCCAAACCTAGGCCTTGCCTGCATGGATACCAAACATGACTGACCCACTTCCTTTCTTGGGGGGATCCCTGAGATGCTCCGTCAGCATTTTTGGCACCGTGTTTCCCAAGGAATTCTTCTTTGCAGGCCACCCACGCCCACCGTATCCCATTGGTGTCATTCACCACACCACTTCTGCCTTCATTATTTATGTgctttgggtaaactgaggtaaccccttctcccatctccatgctccAAAGCCCTTTAATGAACTTCAGCTTGTGAGACTCTATAACTCTACCATATACACCACCCATCATCATCGGATTAGAATGAACCTAAGATTTCCTCCAGGTGCCAACTAAAAACCCCACCTTCCGCAgaaggcctttcccaatccccttgaATTCTGATGCCTTCCTTCTGTCCATTTCCTCCAGTTTGTCCTGTATAAAAGCTTGTCTGagcatttgtttgcatgttgtctccccataaGATTgtagctcattgagggcagggattgtcttttgtctttttgtagcctcagtgtttagcacaatgcctgctgTCCAACCCTCCCCATCTTGTGGCTTGGGAAGTTGATTTCTGAGCCCAAGCAAAGATAGTTATATCTGCCCTTATTAAATATCGTCTTCCTGATTAGATCCGGCATTTTAGTTGGCCCAGACCTCTTTGCACCCAGTTACCCATTAGGAGTTCTCCCTCTCAGGCTGGTGTCATCTGCCCCTTTGAGAAGCCTGCCATCTTGGCCTCTACCTGAGCCATTGTTAAAAATGTCTTACcacagaggcagctgggtggcgcagtggatagagcacccgccctggagtcaggaggacctgagttcaaatccggcctcagacacttaacacttactagctgtgtgaccctgggcaagtcacttaacccccattgcctcactaaaaaaaaaaaaaatgtcttaccATCCCTCTAATACTGCTCCTTCTGTGGTGACAAGAGACTGTCTCAAAGGGAAAGTGATTCCCTGGTCAGCTCAAATAAgactatggggggggggaaatcacagggcagctagggggagccacagtgcacagagctcttggcctggagtcaggaagacccatcatCCTGTGTTCAATTTCAGctccagacacttcctagctgtgtgactctgggcaagtcacttaaccctgtttgcctcagtttcttcatctgtaacatgagctggagaaatggcaaacctctctagtgtctctgccaagaaaacctcaaatggggtcatgaagaattggacacaactgaaaaaccacAAAAATCCTAACTCACACTCCACCTAGGCACAGGCCTCTCTGCTAAGAGCTGGGCAGCCCTGATTAATCTGGACTATGTCAGAGAAGGTAGGGAGGTCTGACCAAAAATAGTGGCCCTAGGCAACAACACTGCCAAGCATATCCTCTGGTCCACTCTCAGTAACAGGGAAATGATCCTCTATACTCCATGCATGCTGTGAGGGAGGGTctcaggtattcttttttttaattaattaattatttttttttttaaagtgaggcaattggggttaagtgacttgtctagggtcacacagctagtaaatgttaagtgtctgaggccggatttgaactcaggtactcctgactccagggccggtgctctatccactgcgccacctagctgccccaagtctcaGGTATTCTTAactggaggaggggagaggggtgtgtgtatgtgtgtgtgaaggggggagggggtaggggatggAAGTcactaaagaggaaataactgATTTGTGGTGGTGGTtaatcatgacattggggtgatatcatgacttgcagtgaattggatttaagtgagggagggctgtgcaaggtcaccagcctcactctctcttccagagccatctgggttcagtggcgaGATATagatcagggtgactggagatggccctggatatttaaggcaattgggttaagtgaacttgcccagggtcgcacatctagtaaatgtctgataatAGAGGTTTGGTAAGGAGGTCCCAAGTCCATGATTTGTCCTCTTCCCATCTCGAGGATCCTGCCCCTTTtgcagatttctttctttcttttttttttttttggtgaggcaattggggttaagtgacttgcccagggtcacacagctagtaagtgtcaagtgtctgaggccggatttgaactcaggtcctcctgaatccaggaccggtgctttatccactgcgccacctagctgccccccagatttcttttttagttaaaaaatatTACCAAAGACTAGAATCACAGACTATTGGAGCTGGGAAGATCCTCGAAACAcaaaatattggatttggagggACCTGGGAGCCAGTGTGTGAGATCTGGGAGACATCTTTGGAGGCTCTGTCTAGTTTAACTATCCATCCCTAGGACTGTTAGTCACTCAGATGCTCAGTGGCCCCTCCAGAGTGGAGAGACTCCACTGAAACAGCCCATCTGTTGCTGCAAGGGAGAATCCCTGCCCAGTACAAATGGTGTCACAACCTGCATGGTGGAGGAGTTAGCAAATGCGGCCTCCTGGGCTGTCCGCCAGGCCACCAAGGCCTGGCCCCCTAACCTCCAAGCCAGGGAGGCATTGCTCAAGCGTGGTCAGGTCATTGGAAAGGGTTGTTTGACGCTAGCTCTGGACTTGAATCCCGGTTCGGTTGCTTACTAGCCATGACCCCAGCAAGTCCTCTGCCCtctttgggcctgtttccttctatgtaaaaggagggggctggACAAATAGCCTCTCAGGCTCCCTTCGGTGCTAGCACtaggatatgaatgtaatgaaacagGCATTGGGCATTGGGCTACATGCATTTTTagacttgtttttttaaagacctcTTGTTCTTACTTCCCAGTCCTTTGTAAGTAGGCTTTGGACACCCAGATCCGTGTACCCTCCACAAAAAATGGTGGAATTGATAAAGTGCACACAAGATGGGGTGTGAAAGTCATATGACTAAGGGGGTGGTGGCCCAGGTTCCCACAAAATGCAAGGCACTTtgttggggggggcggtgtttCAGAGTCTTTGTGAGGGATTATGGGAGGCCATGCAAAGTCAAGTATATCTCAGCCTTCAGAGAATTCCCATGATTGGGTCAGCTCACAGTTAGGTTATACCTAAGACCAGTTTCATTGGGGTTCCTTTGTTAGGGAAGCGAATTCCCATCTAGCCCCAGCCTCCCCGTCCTGGAATCCTCGAGGGTCACCCTTATCCACAAGACCTGTTGGCTCTTCAAGAAAGCCAGAGTCTACCATTGTCCTGGCAACCACCATCCACTCAGGGATTAGGGAGCAGGGAAGGGAATGGTGGCTGTTATCAGGGGGTCAGCAGGACCCCACAGAGGAACCAGCAGCCCAACCTGGGGGACAAGAAAGGGAGGGAACCCCcaaagagaggggaaggatttGGGGAAGCCTTCCTGGTTTAATCACAAGGCATGTAatgctgggagggacctcagggaCCCAAGGAGCCCAGAAAGGGCTactggcttgcccaaggtcacacaggctgtAAAGAGCTCCAAACCTGGGTGTTTTGATTTCGAATTGAGGTTCTTTTGCACTGTACCCACCTCCCATTCTGTGCCCTGCAATCTGACCCATCTTTCATTACTCATTTCATATTTATTCAGGAGATCTTTATTAAATGTCAGCGGCATTCAAGGCCCCATGCATGCTagggaggaaataaagaaataacacGTGCAGGTCTCTGCAGCGCTGAGAGGTCGGCAGAGCGGGGTGGGAAGTTTAGGTGAAAGTCCTGTTTGGCACTGGAGAAGCTAGCTGCCACCTACTTCTGGCAAGGTGTGTaaacttgagcctcagtttccctatttgtaaaatgaggagctgggCTAGACAGCTTCTAAGTCCTATGACTAGAAATGGGTTAGAGGCAGGGGTCATGCCTTCAGCCCCTCTGGCCACCCACCTTGGTATCTAGCACATATTAAATACAAGTTTGGTTTTTGAGATGGAGAGACGGGGAAGAGGCTGAGGCAGAAGAGGCGGTCACCAATCCAGCATAGTTTATTGCAATCACAGCTCACTTTTaagtcgggggtgggggggaggggctgacCCCACAGCCACACTGCCTGCTAGGTCCTCCCCAGGGGATAAACagtccgtccccccccccccagggctgGGTGGATTCCTGTCGTCAGTCCTTGAGCCTTCTCCATCCTGCCAACTCCTTTGAGAGAGCATCTCCTGGTCACTCACCCCCTggctgaaggaaggaagaactagGTGCCCCCCACAACTAAGAGAAGTCTGCCAGCCGGAGTCTTTGAGGACGGAGCTGAGGCAGCCTGAGCAAGGATGAGCTTCCTGAGCAAGGATGAGCTGCCTGAGCAAGGATGAGCTGCCTTCACAGTACCTCTGCCCCACGGAGTGCACAGCACTTTCCTGCTGGTGTTTGTTCTTCCCATGGGACAAAGTGGGGAGAAATGGAGGCCTCCAACCACACAAGTGAAGGCTTGGCTATGAGCAATGGAAGGCATCCGTGACCACGTCTCGCCCCCGGGCTCACCCTGAGCCTAGCGCCACCACCTGTCCTGCCCTGTTCTCAGGGCTTTATGTGGGGATCTCCACTCTGTCCAGATCTTGGCGCTGATCCATGATCTGCAGGACGTCGTCCAGTATGGAAGGCCCCAGGTCTACgtgcagggagaggagggagctgGCTTGGGACAGGAATGGCTCCTCAGTTCCCTGCTCAGGCATGAAGCCGTTTCGGGGAGAGTCGCTATCCTGAGTCCTCCACAACTCCACGCTCTCGTTCTCCTGGGGGGCTGGAAGTGAAGGCTCTAGGTGCAGGCGGGGTGGCTTGGGCGGGGCTTGAGCTGAGGGCAGGGTGAGGGCCTGGGGCCCACCGATGACTGGGAGGGAGATGGCATTCTTGAGCAGGGGGGAATGCCCATCAGAGAGTCCCAAGGGCTCCCGCCCACAGACCGTGGTGGTCCGGGCAAACGGGAAGGGGATGTTGAAGGtgccatcttcctcctcctcggGCCCCTCGCCCACTGTGCCAGGAAGCAGGTGGAACTTGCCCTGGAGGAAGGAGATGTCGCCAAACATGTCGCCCTCACCACCACTGCCAATATGAATGGTGTGACGGAAGTCACCCAGGGGCGGGCTGATCATGTCTGATGACAGCAGGTCGCGCagcttctccttcttccctttgcGGCTGCCCCGCTTCAGGTAGATGGGCACCTTGGTGGACATGTTACTGTACCATCCACGAAGGGCCCAGTAGAGCAAGGACTGGCTCCCACACCAGGCTAGGATGGTTACTGGAGGGTAGGTGCCCTTAAGCCTCCCCAGTGGGAACAGGACCAAAGAGGGCAAGGGCTAACCTGAACCAGAGTGGATTGAGAAGTCAGCAAGTTGAGGAAAAGTTAACAATGAGTCTTCTAAAAATGGCTGAGGGGCAGAGCAGCAGCCAATGTACTTCCTGGCTGGTGTTAGGAGGCAGCCCTCCTGCCCTGCTCCCTCAGTGGGCAGACGATTGTTTCTCCTGGATCCACAGGTCTGGAAGCTGCCACACTCTGGAAGAGAAGATCCAAGTGAGTGTTTGCCCACTCGGTGGGAAGCTGTCCCCACCATTTCTTGTCCTGGATCCCACCCTTCTATGCCATCCTGTTAGACCAAGTGCCTCTGGTTTCCCAAGAGCTAAAGGGAGGGACTGCAGATCCTAGAACAGAGTGTCAGTACagtgaaaggaccttagaacactcTAGAACACCTGAGTTAGAGTAGAGATGGTCAGAGCCAAACCTTATGGATTTAGtgtcaccccctcattttacagaggaggaaactgaggcccagagagaaggggCTTGCTTGAGATGACGCAGCAAGCCTATGGCAGAGCCAGACTGGAACCCAGGCCCCTTGACTCCCAGCTTCTAATCCAGACCGAGCTCCTGCCACAGGTTTCCTCCTACGTCCCGAAATCATGTCATGTACCACAGCCCTTCTGTATGACTTGTGGTTTTCCCTGAGCTCCCAGAGGGCTCAGCTAGGCATCCCACAAGGAGAGCCCCAGCTGGAGCCTCCTCCTAGCACCGCCTTTCCCAAAGCCCTCATTTGTATGGGATCCCAGGAAAAATACAGATAGGCTCATTAATGAGGTGCCCATGACTGACCAGAATCACCCAGTGAGGACCAAGTGTGGAATGGTGGAAGGTCTATGGGGATCTGAGCCAGAGGGGCCGGGCCAGGGCCTGCTGCCACAGCTGACAGGACAAGAAACCTCCAGCATCCTTGAAATCCCATCACAGAGCCAAGGGCGAGGACAGGCAGAAGAGTGGGGGGACCTTTCTCCCTCCCGCTCCTCTCAGCAGCCTGGCCTGTCAGGTCAGTGGGCTGACATCATGCCCATTCTGTCTGCTAGGTGCTGCCCTGGGGGGTAACCTGTAAGATTCACCCCAAATCTGCCCCATTAGCTCTAGAGCTCAGATCCTTCCCAACgccaagttggggggggggggtggcgcacAACCTCCTCTTGCTCAGCTGAGAGGTTATCGGGCTGTTCCCACAGATCAAGTGGTTTCCACAACAAACTAAGCCCCATGGGTGGGCAGACTTGCTTGCCAGACAGCTGCCTCATTCTGGGCCAGATGTGTACACCCATTTCCAGATGTGGGACTGAACAGGGAAAGAGTGGGATGGGAAGGTGCTGTTGACCAGTTCCTCCCAATTGTCCTGTGGGTGTCAGGCCCCAGGCCGGCCTGTCATCTGAATCACACGAGCTGAGGGAGGGAGGCCTGTGGGAGCCAGGCCACCAGGCTCTGCAGGAAGACCAGGTGGCTGGGAGGAAGAGCCCTGGGTTTGGGGATGAGGGTCTGGGTCCCTCCACTTACTCTGAGTGACTTCAGGAGGTCCCTTTTCCTTTAGGGGCCTCCTGAGGGATTAGCCCCAAATCGGGCTTGTTTCCACCCTGTCCTTGCCTATTGCCCCAAAGCTTTATGAATGAGTGTTGAACATCAACCTGCCTTCCTCACAGGGGAGCACCAAGTGGGGAAAGAGGGCTGACCTGGAGGCCCGAGGCTGACCTCTGGCTCTGCCAACTTCTCAGCTGGGTGCTCTGGTGGACACTCTGAAGCCCCCTGACCTCAGCTGCCTGCTCTAGAAAACTGGCCTCCACCACTTcctgaggtccattccagcttTGGCCCTATAGGAGCCCCCTGAGGCATCACACAGTGACTAGATGGTAACCTCGGCTGTGGactccaacccccttatttgacagaggaggaaactgaggctcagtcaCCCAAGTCCTTTGACCCTCAGCCAAGGAGACACACACCCACAGACACCagcacacccacacccacacccagaATCTTAACCCCTAACTCTCCAGGGGCCTGGGATTCTTCAGGATGAGAATTTTCCCGGAGTGGCCCCGGATTCCCCTTAGGGGCCGGAGCTAAGCGGCTAACTCAAGGGGGCCACTAGATGGCGCCACGCTCTCCCCTGCACCGAGAGCTTGGGGAACAGGGGTGAGAACTTGGGCGTCCTGGTCCTAGCGGGGTTTCACTCGAGGGCGGGAGGGGGGGTGATGGAGAAGGAACGGCCTGGCGCCGGGGCTGCGAGTTCGAGGCTGCCGCCCGTTTGCCTGTGCCTTTTCCTCTGAATGGGGCGGGGgtagaagcagcccccccccccgcccaggtcagggaggaagaggggaccAGACCCCAGCACTTCACCAGCTACACCTCGGAAGTGGAGGGACCCTCCCCCCCTCCCGCCAGGTGAGCTTCCTGGAGGGCTCGGGGGTCCAGCACGAAGAAAAACGAAGGCGCCCCAGCTCGAGGCTTCCTCCTGAGCCAGGAGCACTCAGGGGGACCTGCTCCGGGCCCTCCAGCAGGCGCTGCCAGCCCGGCCGGCCCAGCCCAGCCCTGCCCTGCCCGGATCTGTTTCAGGGCATGGCTAAAGATAGGCACACACCTCAGCCGTTTTCTAAAAATACGGGGcgctcttcccctccctccccctgggGCCGGACAGAGTGCGCGGGccgtgggtggggtggggtgggggcagaggcTTCCACAGCCCAGCCCTGGGCCAGGTCTCGGGATCAGGAGTGGTAGCTGAGGGCAGGCAGGGGGTACTGCGGAAGGGCGCGCTCAGCTGGAAGGCTGGTCCCGGACTGGGAGGGGACCTCGGAGATCCCTGAAGGCAGAAGGGACAACACTGccgggaggggcggggggggggggagtggcgcAGGGAGAGGTGCCCTAAAGTGTGGGAGGGACAGAAAAGGCTGGAAGAGGCGGGAGGATCTGGGAGCCCCCAACCTTCCCCTCCCAAGGAACCCCCACCCCCGATTTGGGCTAGGCCGGGCCCCCCTCCAGCCAGGGAAATTCCGCAGCCTGGCGTGGAGACCTCGCGGTGCCGCCCTCCGGGACGCCCGCCCTGCTTCAGTTCACTGAGCCCGGGGACTTACGGTGAGGTGCTCGCAGCCAAGCTGAGCAGTTCCGGTCCCAGTCCCGGTGCTGGTCCCGGTGCCAGCAGCGCAGGACGGGCGGCGACGGCACAGAAGACCCTCGGCAAGCGGGGACCGAACTGTTCCCAGGCCCGGGGCCAGCAGCTCCGCCTCCGCGGGCCCCGCCCCAGGCCCAGACGAGCCAATGGCCGCCCTGACTCTGGCCCGGCCCGGCCAGGCCCGGCCCGAGCCGGCTCCGCCCCGCCCCGCCAGCTGCTGCTTGGGACCATCCTCTGCCTGGGCCAtcgaggtggggtggggagaccggggtggggtgaggtgggaggagaaggagagagtgggaggaaagggagtgagtgtggggaggagggaggagggaagaccCAAGGGACCCAGACCAGCTCGTGTCCGGCCTGGGGCTTGGCCTTGAAGGACGCCTGGGGCCCGTCGGGCCGCGGAGTTCGGACCCGTCAGTCACCCGTCAGTCAGTCACTCCCAAAGGAGGTCAGTCTTGCCCCCACACCCAGTAAGTGCCCTCTGGGTGGCCAAGCTAGGGGCCGGGAGCACACAcacaatccttgccttcaagaagcttacattcggTCCGGGCAGGCCCTGGAAGCTCTGGGCAGGAGGCCCTTACCCGGACCTTACCCGCCCCACCTCCCACCCTCCCGCGAGGCCACTTGGAAGCTTAGGCCATTCATTGTCCAGAGCAGTGGTTCTCGAAACTGCTTTGATAATGCTGCTGAAACGTTTCCATTCTGACTGGTAAGGTTTGCTCCCTGTGACCCACATACTTGCTCGCTCTTTAATTATTGAGGGGAGTTCCCAGTTAAGAGTGGAATGGGAACCTGAGCTGAAACAGCTTGAGAACACCGGAGTTCTAATAGTGAGAAGTTAAGGGACCTACCTAGGAGCCAGTAGTAAtcagatccagagctggaatCCAGTCTTCCCAGTTTTGTCCATCCTGGCTCTCAGTCGCTAGCCACGTGGCCTATTGGATATACATAAATAGATACCAAATCTACAAAAAGTCAAAAACGTGACTACGGGATTATTTAGGGGAAGGCTGTGGAGCCTGCCACCTCCCACTCaggtccctgggaaagtcaatccATATCCCTGCAGCTTCAGCCCAAGAGCCCAACTGAGGTCATTTGTGAGGGAGAATCTACCAACTCATCTAACCCACTCGTGGCTGGCCCCAGATAGCAGACCCTGGGACAACTTCCTGGGAGCTCTCCAAACATCCTCTTCCCCCGTCCCCTTCCCTAAATGagcacctagcacacagtaggtaccaaATAGATGCCTTTCCCTTCCCTAATCATCTTGCCCCCAGGTCTCTTAGCTTTCCTTGGTGGAATGTATGCTTGGGGACAGGCACTGTTTCTCTTCtaaactttgtatccccagcattagCCCAATACCTGACACACAGAAATGCTCTTGTAGAAGGTGACcctttgagctgaactttgaaagaaactaaggattGATCTAGTACCTTTGTACTTAGTACTTTCCCTGACACCAACCTGTGAAATGGGTCctctttatctccattttactgataaggagaCTGAGATATAGAGACTGAAAGCTATTAGAGCATGTCAAGGTTTGGATTAAAGTGGGGAGGGAAATTTTGGGGTCACTGGCTTAAGGGGAGATAGGGTTCTTGGGCCCAGGGCCCTACTTAAAAGTGATTGCTATGAACTGaccttctgaaattctgtgagtcTATAAGG from Dromiciops gliroides isolate mDroGli1 chromosome 6, mDroGli1.pri, whole genome shotgun sequence encodes the following:
- the CDC42EP2 gene encoding cdc42 effector protein 2 codes for the protein MSTKVPIYLKRGSRKGKKEKLRDLLSSDMISPPLGDFRHTIHIGSGGEGDMFGDISFLQGKFHLLPGTVGEGPEEEEDGTFNIPFPFARTTTVCGREPLGLSDGHSPLLKNAISLPVIGGPQALTLPSAQAPPKPPRLHLEPSLPAPQENESVELWRTQDSDSPRNGFMPEQGTEEPFLSQASSLLSLHVDLGPSILDDVLQIMDQRQDLDRVEIPT